Proteins encoded in a region of the Mariprofundus ferrinatatus genome:
- a CDS encoding symmetrical bis(5'-nucleosyl)-tetraphosphatase: MTVYAVGDIQGCYDQLKELLNKVRFNPEKDTLWCAGDLVNRGPKSLKTLRFLKSLGDAAVCVLGNHDLHLLELAAGGQSYRRDTLRKILKADDRDELIEWLRHLPLLHHDKKLGWCMVHAGLHPDWSLKKAKKRARKVEKRLQGAQWKGFCKQMHHRMFPLREPKRGGDERALFSAAVFTRTRYCTRDGKFNWDVRSGKSRNRREKPWFEHSRLAWHRNCHVVYGHWAAMGLVVDKPYVLGLDTGCVWGGSLTLAKLKPRGQWVIAAQTM; encoded by the coding sequence ATGACAGTATATGCGGTTGGGGATATTCAGGGCTGTTATGATCAGCTGAAAGAGCTTTTGAATAAAGTGAGATTCAACCCCGAAAAAGACACGCTCTGGTGTGCAGGTGATCTGGTAAATCGCGGGCCAAAATCGCTTAAAACGCTCCGTTTTCTCAAATCGTTGGGTGATGCCGCAGTCTGTGTTCTGGGCAACCATGATCTGCATCTGCTTGAACTGGCGGCAGGTGGACAGAGCTACCGACGTGATACGCTGAGAAAGATTCTCAAGGCAGATGATCGTGATGAACTTATTGAGTGGCTTCGCCACCTTCCTTTGCTGCATCACGACAAAAAGCTTGGCTGGTGCATGGTGCATGCAGGTCTGCATCCTGACTGGAGCCTGAAAAAGGCAAAGAAGCGTGCCAGAAAGGTGGAAAAGAGGCTTCAAGGCGCGCAGTGGAAGGGGTTCTGCAAACAGATGCACCACCGAATGTTTCCTCTTCGTGAACCGAAGAGGGGTGGAGATGAGCGAGCACTGTTTTCTGCTGCCGTATTTACGAGGACCCGTTACTGCACCAGAGATGGTAAATTCAACTGGGATGTTCGATCGGGGAAAAGCCGCAACAGACGTGAAAAACCCTGGTTCGAACACAGTCGGTTGGCCTGGCATAGAAACTGCCATGTCGTCTACGGCCACTGGGCAGCAATGGGGCTAGTGGTAGATAAACCCTATGTGCTCGGACTGGATACCGGATGCGTCTGGGGGGGGAGCCTGACGCTGGCCAAGCTCAAACCGAGAGGGCAGTGGGTGATTGCTGCACAGACAATGTAA
- a CDS encoding ATP phosphoribosyltransferase regulatory subunit, protein MKHKPIIGLDDAFGSRAKALRNMQGKLLELFEAAGYEEVIPPILERPDALKSGAGRFLADQTVVFSDPAGAGTLAIRSDMTPQIARIAATRLQAEAVLKLCYSGTVMLARPDVRGGSRQQWQTGVECLGVAGAAGDIEVLHLAARSMLAAGFNKPVLQVGHIGLLKALVAGCSTPLEKWTALLARRSPDDLLEITRNEPLAQDRVDALVALARGRGDQHWIAENVGKFGADFDQAANELLELVQQVGERVEGDVSLYADAAVMPRFLYHSGILFAGYAAGASQALLYGGRYDAMMKAHGRDMPATGFSCDLWALIDEV, encoded by the coding sequence GTGAAACATAAACCGATCATCGGGCTGGATGATGCATTTGGCTCCCGTGCAAAAGCGCTGCGAAACATGCAGGGCAAGCTGCTTGAGCTTTTTGAGGCAGCCGGCTACGAAGAGGTTATTCCACCGATTCTGGAGCGTCCCGATGCATTGAAATCGGGCGCTGGCCGTTTTCTGGCTGACCAGACCGTTGTGTTTTCCGACCCTGCCGGTGCAGGAACCCTGGCAATTCGATCTGATATGACACCTCAGATTGCCCGCATCGCCGCCACCCGTCTGCAGGCTGAAGCTGTCCTCAAACTATGCTATTCAGGCACGGTGATGCTGGCACGTCCGGATGTGCGAGGCGGTTCGCGTCAGCAGTGGCAGACCGGTGTGGAGTGTCTCGGCGTGGCAGGAGCGGCCGGGGATATCGAGGTACTGCATCTGGCAGCCCGTTCGATGCTCGCAGCAGGCTTTAACAAGCCGGTGTTGCAGGTGGGCCATATCGGGCTGCTGAAGGCACTGGTGGCCGGTTGTTCAACGCCGCTTGAGAAGTGGACCGCTCTTCTGGCGCGCCGCTCACCTGATGACCTGCTGGAGATAACCCGCAATGAACCGCTTGCACAGGATCGTGTTGATGCGCTTGTTGCGCTTGCCAGGGGCAGGGGAGACCAGCACTGGATTGCCGAAAATGTTGGTAAATTCGGGGCTGATTTTGACCAGGCCGCCAATGAACTGCTTGAGCTTGTTCAGCAGGTGGGAGAAAGGGTTGAGGGCGACGTCAGCCTCTACGCTGATGCTGCTGTGATGCCGCGCTTCCTTTACCACAGCGGCATCCTGTTTGCCGGTTACGCTGCAGGCGCTTCACAGGCTCTGCTTTATGGCGGACGTTACGATGCGATGATGAAGGCACATGGCCGTGATATGCCGGCGACTGGATTTTCATGTGACCTCTGGGCACTGATCGACGAAGTTTGA
- a CDS encoding peptidoglycan-binding domain-containing protein has protein sequence MGRDLKMYVRGKGVSMLQELLQRMGYPMNDRPGLFGVSTRDAVKDFQSKKGLKPTGVVDEALLNMLRQNFGIDVQARSSAVKATDKALPDDRDHQIQLHAITRLLIQKGIITEDELRQEIERPQPVRISEPPLT, from the coding sequence ATGGGCAGAGATCTGAAAATGTATGTGCGTGGCAAGGGCGTATCAATGCTTCAGGAGTTGTTGCAACGCATGGGCTACCCCATGAACGACCGACCCGGCCTGTTTGGCGTTTCAACCCGCGATGCCGTTAAAGATTTCCAGTCAAAGAAAGGCCTGAAGCCCACTGGTGTGGTTGATGAAGCGCTTTTGAACATGCTGCGCCAGAATTTCGGAATCGATGTGCAAGCCAGAAGCAGTGCCGTCAAGGCTACGGATAAGGCCCTCCCAGATGACCGCGATCATCAGATACAACTGCATGCCATTACCCGTCTCCTGATTCAGAAAGGCATTATTACTGAAGATGAGTTACGGCAGGAGATCGAGCGCCCTCAACCTGTGCGGATTTCGGAGCCGCCACTTACCTGA
- the serA gene encoding phosphoglycerate dehydrogenase, with protein MPKVWIADKMSSRAIEVFKARNIEVDYKPGLSDEEKLSIVGDYDAIAVRSSTTLKGELLEAAKRVKVIGRAGIGVDNVDVEGCSRRGIVVMNTPFGNTITTAELAVAHIVAAARMIPQASESTKAGKWEKSRFMGMELTGKKAGVIGAGNIGAIVCDRLKGLHMSVFVYDPFISDERASAMGVTKVETVAELAETVDILTIHVPLLAATRNLINADIIGRMKKGSILVNCARGGIVDEDALYDACASGHLRAAALDVFATEPARENRLFELDNISCTPHIGASTNEAQENVAVQVAEQMADYLLSGVVSNAVNVPSLTQEEQRLLAPYLLLAERMGSFIGQTMKPGYSRVKVSFEGKAASINRKPLINVILQGLLSQSMEEVNAVNAGMLAKDRGIDISETGSDSSDHFATLIKLEVEGDEGVRTVSGTLFDERRPRLVNIDTCEVEIAPVGNLIFFQNEDKPGVIASIGAVLADAGINIGDFRLGRREDTGSAVALIQVDTPPSQDVLDRMSELRHVLEVRYAELGDM; from the coding sequence GTGCCCAAAGTCTGGATTGCTGACAAGATGTCCTCCCGTGCGATTGAAGTGTTCAAGGCGCGCAATATCGAGGTTGATTATAAACCCGGCCTCTCCGATGAAGAGAAGTTGTCTATTGTCGGTGACTACGATGCCATTGCGGTTCGTTCTTCGACAACACTGAAGGGTGAACTTCTCGAAGCAGCCAAGCGCGTAAAAGTGATCGGACGTGCCGGCATCGGTGTCGATAATGTCGACGTTGAGGGGTGCTCCAGGCGCGGAATCGTGGTGATGAATACGCCTTTCGGCAATACCATCACCACCGCTGAACTTGCCGTGGCACACATCGTGGCGGCTGCCCGTATGATTCCGCAGGCTTCCGAATCGACCAAGGCCGGCAAATGGGAGAAGTCCCGTTTCATGGGAATGGAGTTGACCGGCAAGAAGGCGGGTGTGATTGGTGCGGGCAATATCGGCGCGATCGTATGCGATCGCCTGAAAGGGCTGCATATGTCGGTGTTTGTCTATGATCCATTTATCTCCGACGAGCGCGCATCAGCGATGGGTGTCACCAAGGTGGAGACAGTTGCTGAGCTTGCCGAAACCGTTGATATCCTGACCATCCATGTTCCGCTTCTTGCAGCCACCCGCAATTTGATCAATGCCGACATCATCGGACGTATGAAGAAGGGCTCTATTCTCGTCAACTGTGCCCGTGGTGGTATTGTTGATGAGGATGCACTTTATGACGCATGTGCATCGGGCCATCTCAGAGCGGCGGCTCTGGACGTGTTCGCGACTGAACCGGCACGTGAAAATCGCCTGTTCGAACTGGACAACATCAGCTGCACGCCTCATATCGGCGCCTCAACCAACGAGGCACAGGAGAATGTGGCGGTACAGGTGGCCGAGCAGATGGCCGATTACCTGCTTTCAGGTGTGGTATCCAATGCGGTCAACGTACCTTCGCTGACCCAGGAAGAACAGCGCCTGCTCGCACCATACCTGTTGCTGGCCGAGCGCATGGGAAGTTTTATCGGCCAGACCATGAAGCCGGGTTATTCGCGGGTTAAGGTCTCCTTCGAGGGTAAGGCGGCATCAATCAACCGCAAACCGTTGATCAACGTAATACTGCAGGGACTGCTCTCCCAGAGTATGGAAGAGGTCAATGCTGTTAATGCCGGTATGCTGGCCAAGGATCGCGGTATTGATATTTCGGAGACGGGGTCTGATTCGTCGGATCACTTTGCCACCCTGATCAAGCTGGAGGTGGAAGGTGATGAAGGGGTGCGTACGGTTTCCGGCACGCTGTTCGATGAACGTCGTCCGCGCCTTGTGAATATCGATACCTGCGAGGTTGAAATTGCGCCGGTAGGTAACCTGATCTTCTTCCAGAACGAAGACAAACCGGGCGTGATTGCATCAATCGGTGCAGTGCTTGCAGATGCCGGCATCAATATCGGAGACTTCAGGCTTGGTCGCCGTGAGGACACCGGTAGCGCCGTAGCCCTGATTCAGGTGGATACGCCACCAAGTCAGGATGTTCTCGATCGTATGTCTGAACTCAGACATGTTCTGGAAGTCCGGTATGCCGAACTGGGGGATATGTGA
- a CDS encoding NADP-dependent isocitrate dehydrogenase, translating into MTTKTPTIIYTKTDEAPALATYSLLPIVQAFTATAGVNVESRDISLAGRIIANFPERLTDAQRQSDALAELGELAKRPSANIIKLPNISASIPQLVAAIRELQSQGYELPDYPVDPQGDEENDIRSRYAKVLGSAVNPVLREGNSDRRVAAAVKQYARENPHTMGAWSRDSKSHVAHMSEGDFYGSEKSVVVNKPCSVRIEHTDVSGSTTLLKETTALQTGEVIDAAVMSRKALRDFYTKETEAAKNEGVLLSLHLKATMMKVSDPIMFGHAVTVYFRELFDKHAVLFEELGVNPNNGFGDVCAKIAALPDSQRRAIEADIQALYEKNPGLAMVDSDKGITNLHVPSDIIIDASMPAAIRASGKMWGADGKLHDSKFMIPDRSYAGIYQETVSFCKAHGAFDPSTMGSVSNVGLMAQKAEEYGSHDKTFEIPADGTVRVIDSDDTILMEHLVSEGDIWRMCQSKDAAIRDWVKLAVNRARATGNPAIFWLDPRRAHDANLIDKVNRYLPEHNTSGLDIQIMSPVEATRHALERVRSGKDTISVTGNVLRDYLTDLFPILELGTSAKMLSIVPLLAGGGLFETGAGGSAPKHVQQFVQENHLRWDSLGEFLAIAVSLEDLAEKTGNTKVKVVADALNRANSEFLRQNKSPSRRVNELDNRGSHFYLALYWAEALAAQNDDGQLQLQFAPIADQLAQNEEKIVAELNAVQGQKAEMGGYYHADPDVLEKLMRPSTTFNAILAAAA; encoded by the coding sequence ATGACAACCAAGACTCCAACTATCATCTACACCAAAACCGATGAAGCCCCGGCTCTGGCCACATACTCCCTGCTGCCGATCGTGCAGGCGTTTACTGCAACGGCCGGTGTCAATGTAGAGAGCCGTGACATTTCACTGGCCGGCCGGATTATTGCCAATTTCCCTGAAAGGCTGACCGATGCGCAGCGACAATCCGATGCGCTCGCCGAGCTGGGCGAACTCGCCAAGAGACCCTCAGCCAACATTATCAAGCTACCCAACATCAGTGCCTCGATTCCTCAGCTGGTTGCCGCCATCAGGGAGCTGCAGTCGCAGGGGTATGAGCTGCCCGACTACCCTGTCGACCCACAGGGTGATGAAGAGAATGATATCCGCTCCCGTTACGCCAAAGTTCTCGGCAGTGCAGTAAACCCGGTGCTGCGCGAAGGCAACTCCGACCGTCGTGTCGCTGCGGCCGTCAAGCAGTATGCCAGAGAGAATCCCCACACGATGGGAGCCTGGAGTCGCGACTCAAAATCACATGTTGCACACATGTCCGAAGGCGATTTTTACGGCAGTGAAAAGTCTGTTGTCGTCAACAAGCCGTGCTCTGTAAGGATTGAACACACCGATGTGAGCGGCAGCACAACACTCCTGAAAGAGACTACTGCACTGCAAACTGGGGAAGTGATTGATGCAGCCGTAATGAGCCGCAAAGCGTTACGCGATTTTTACACAAAAGAGACCGAAGCTGCAAAAAATGAAGGCGTACTGCTTTCACTGCACCTGAAAGCAACCATGATGAAGGTCTCCGATCCAATTATGTTCGGCCATGCCGTCACCGTCTATTTCAGGGAACTGTTTGACAAACATGCCGTGCTGTTTGAAGAACTGGGCGTTAACCCCAACAACGGCTTTGGCGATGTCTGTGCCAAAATTGCCGCTCTTCCGGATAGCCAGCGCCGCGCCATCGAAGCCGATATCCAGGCGCTCTATGAAAAGAATCCCGGGCTGGCGATGGTCGACTCAGACAAGGGCATTACCAACCTGCATGTGCCAAGTGATATCATTATTGATGCATCCATGCCGGCAGCGATCCGCGCCTCAGGGAAAATGTGGGGAGCCGACGGCAAGCTGCACGATTCCAAGTTCATGATTCCAGATCGTTCCTACGCCGGCATTTATCAGGAGACTGTCAGCTTCTGCAAAGCGCATGGTGCGTTTGACCCGTCAACCATGGGCAGCGTATCGAATGTGGGACTGATGGCGCAAAAGGCTGAAGAGTACGGCTCGCACGATAAAACCTTTGAAATTCCTGCCGACGGAACTGTTCGCGTGATTGACAGTGATGATACCATCCTGATGGAGCATCTGGTTTCTGAGGGTGATATCTGGCGTATGTGCCAGAGCAAAGATGCGGCGATTCGTGACTGGGTTAAGCTGGCAGTCAATCGTGCCAGGGCAACCGGCAATCCGGCCATTTTCTGGCTTGATCCAAGGCGTGCACACGATGCCAATCTGATCGACAAGGTGAATAGATATCTTCCCGAGCATAATACCAGCGGCCTTGATATTCAGATCATGTCCCCTGTTGAGGCCACACGCCATGCACTTGAGCGTGTCAGAAGTGGAAAGGACACCATCTCCGTGACAGGCAACGTACTGCGAGATTACCTTACTGATCTCTTCCCTATTCTTGAGCTGGGAACCAGCGCCAAAATGCTCTCTATCGTGCCGCTACTTGCTGGTGGCGGTCTGTTTGAGACGGGTGCAGGTGGCTCAGCACCCAAACACGTGCAGCAGTTTGTGCAGGAGAACCATCTACGCTGGGACTCGCTCGGAGAGTTTCTGGCTATCGCTGTATCCCTTGAAGATCTGGCGGAAAAAACCGGTAATACAAAGGTCAAGGTAGTAGCGGATGCACTTAATCGCGCCAACAGCGAGTTCCTCAGGCAGAACAAGTCCCCGTCGCGCAGGGTCAATGAACTGGATAATCGCGGCAGCCACTTCTATCTGGCCCTCTACTGGGCAGAGGCACTGGCAGCACAAAACGATGATGGGCAGCTGCAGTTGCAATTTGCTCCAATTGCCGACCAGCTTGCTCAAAATGAAGAGAAAATCGTAGCCGAACTCAATGCAGTACAGGGGCAAAAGGCAGAGATGGGCGGTTATTACCACGCCGACCCGGACGTACTGGAAAAGCTTATGCGTCCAAGTACTACATTTAATGCTATACTTGCAGCAGCAGCTTAA
- a CDS encoding GGDEF domain-containing protein, protein MKYIRSEEELQKLSETIASVTNNAKTLEVLVFGGGIGGLSILDVLSGYDGVSVSTIVDKVENAPAFELARMLGVKTSTDFDTALEAFRGDIVIDVTGDPDLYKKLRDYTEPHHIELISAKSAKLLFDQANHLLKDEQTIQKQSSRLNLLDQMMDISLLLEERPPLSELTSKSFEGIHSHMNASKGLAIMIDKQGKIEFIGAIGSKKPECASHSCGFSACKNIGEACATLTWSDRYKELHPPIQLACTELDVSYNIILPVWQDQRLAGALLFDFQHALSRDQKTSLELASIHLNMTFKTLDHLHTLEEMAIFDGLTGVFNRRKFDMQLYHEVSRTKRTRNGTLSCGFIDLDNFKHINDTYGHQVGDQVLKHISDSIRESLRDYDTCARYGGDEFVMLIPSDNGIEGSGLEAIGMRILEKVSKLRLANHPKLRAGVSIGICTQSCETVDAEGILKQADEALYMAKKAGKGCMRIFADEQYHLTTDETAVKAIA, encoded by the coding sequence GTGAAATATATCAGAAGCGAAGAGGAGCTTCAGAAGCTTTCGGAAACGATAGCTAGCGTCACCAACAATGCTAAAACGTTGGAGGTGCTTGTTTTCGGTGGTGGTATCGGCGGGCTGTCGATTCTGGATGTGCTTAGCGGTTACGATGGCGTTTCAGTGTCCACCATTGTGGACAAGGTAGAGAATGCACCGGCCTTTGAGTTAGCCAGAATGCTGGGTGTTAAAACATCTACCGATTTCGATACAGCACTGGAAGCATTCAGGGGCGATATTGTCATTGATGTCACTGGCGATCCGGACCTCTATAAAAAACTTCGTGATTATACCGAACCCCACCATATAGAACTGATATCAGCCAAGTCGGCCAAGCTACTGTTTGATCAGGCAAATCACCTGCTAAAAGATGAACAGACCATTCAGAAGCAGAGCTCCCGCCTAAACCTGCTTGACCAGATGATGGATATATCGCTGCTGCTTGAAGAGAGGCCGCCGCTATCTGAACTGACCAGCAAATCTTTCGAAGGCATTCACTCTCACATGAATGCCAGCAAAGGCCTGGCTATCATGATCGACAAGCAAGGCAAGATTGAATTTATTGGCGCCATTGGCAGCAAGAAACCTGAATGTGCGAGTCACTCCTGCGGATTTTCGGCCTGTAAGAATATTGGCGAGGCATGTGCCACACTTACGTGGAGCGACCGCTATAAAGAGCTCCATCCTCCCATTCAGCTTGCTTGTACAGAGCTGGATGTCAGCTACAATATTATCCTGCCGGTCTGGCAGGATCAAAGGCTTGCTGGCGCACTGCTGTTCGACTTCCAGCATGCGCTCTCCAGAGATCAGAAAACCTCCCTGGAGTTGGCTTCAATTCACCTTAACATGACTTTCAAGACGCTTGATCATCTGCATACGCTGGAAGAGATGGCGATCTTCGACGGACTGACTGGGGTTTTTAACCGGCGAAAGTTCGATATGCAGCTCTATCATGAAGTCAGCCGTACCAAACGAACAAGAAATGGCACACTCTCCTGCGGTTTTATCGACCTGGATAATTTCAAGCATATCAATGACACCTATGGCCATCAGGTCGGCGATCAGGTGCTTAAGCATATCTCAGACAGTATCCGTGAGAGCCTTCGCGACTATGACACCTGTGCCCGCTATGGCGGCGATGAGTTTGTAATGCTTATTCCCAGCGACAATGGCATTGAAGGCTCCGGGCTTGAAGCTATAGGTATGAGAATCCTGGAAAAGGTGTCAAAGCTCCGTCTTGCCAACCATCCCAAGTTAAGAGCAGGTGTCTCGATCGGGATCTGCACACAGTCCTGTGAAACGGTGGATGCTGAAGGCATTCTGAAACAGGCGGATGAAGCGCTCTACATGGCTAAAAAGGCCGGCAAGGGGTGCATGCGCATATTTGCCGACGAACAGTACCACTTAACGACAGATGAGACGGCAGTGAAAGCCATCGCGTGA
- a CDS encoding adenylosuccinate synthase — MTNTVAIGIQWGDEGKGKIVDLMAPEMDVVARFQGGPNAGHTLVIGDQKTVLNHIPSGILHDETLCLIGNGTVVDPFRLVEEMDMLLTAGIPVAERLKISERCQLILPYHRSLDAAREAAKGKGKIGTTGKGIGPCYEDKTARRGIRLVDLTSADLDARIDSNLEYVNFMLTQYLKAEPVSRTEVDKALDLARERLLPLSADVPLILQKRIKAGDKVLYEGAQGSMLDVDHGTYPFVTSSNTVAGAALAGLGVGPGQVDAVLGICKAYTTRVGSGPFPTELYNAEGMDCPSGRHMAEKGNEFGATTGRPRRTGWFDAVVVKHAVRINGVTGLAITKMDVLDGLKEVKLCTGYELNGEVLESVPACCQQLDQVTPVYETLPGWSENTFGATSLDQLPANAVALLRRIEEVCDCPVSMLSTGPDRNHIIHL; from the coding sequence ATGACAAATACAGTTGCAATCGGAATCCAGTGGGGCGATGAGGGAAAAGGTAAGATCGTTGATCTTATGGCTCCTGAAATGGATGTGGTAGCCCGCTTTCAGGGCGGTCCCAATGCAGGACATACACTGGTTATTGGTGACCAGAAGACCGTATTGAACCACATTCCGTCCGGTATTCTTCATGACGAGACACTCTGCCTGATCGGTAACGGCACTGTGGTTGATCCGTTCCGACTCGTGGAGGAGATGGACATGCTGCTCACTGCAGGTATTCCTGTAGCAGAGCGTCTGAAAATTTCCGAGCGTTGCCAGTTGATCCTGCCGTATCACCGTTCGCTTGATGCGGCGCGTGAAGCGGCCAAAGGCAAAGGTAAAATCGGAACCACTGGCAAGGGCATCGGCCCCTGCTATGAAGATAAGACCGCTCGCCGTGGTATCCGTCTGGTTGACCTGACTTCTGCCGACCTTGATGCGCGAATCGATTCAAATCTCGAATATGTGAACTTCATGCTTACCCAGTACCTGAAGGCGGAACCGGTAAGCCGAACTGAAGTGGACAAGGCACTGGATTTGGCCAGAGAACGTCTGCTGCCGCTATCAGCCGATGTGCCGTTGATTCTGCAGAAGCGCATCAAAGCGGGAGACAAGGTGCTTTATGAGGGTGCACAAGGTTCGATGCTCGACGTTGATCACGGTACATACCCGTTTGTGACATCCTCGAACACTGTAGCCGGTGCAGCGCTTGCAGGTCTTGGTGTCGGGCCAGGTCAGGTGGATGCGGTTCTCGGCATTTGCAAGGCATATACGACGCGTGTCGGTTCGGGTCCTTTTCCTACTGAACTCTACAATGCAGAGGGTATGGATTGCCCATCCGGTCGCCACATGGCTGAGAAGGGTAACGAGTTTGGCGCCACAACCGGACGCCCTCGTCGAACTGGCTGGTTTGATGCCGTCGTGGTTAAACATGCGGTGCGCATCAACGGCGTGACCGGCCTTGCGATTACCAAGATGGATGTGCTTGATGGCCTCAAAGAGGTGAAGCTCTGTACCGGCTATGAGCTGAATGGTGAAGTACTGGAATCGGTGCCGGCCTGCTGCCAGCAACTGGATCAGGTCACGCCTGTCTATGAGACGCTTCCGGGCTGGAGCGAGAACACGTTTGGTGCCACATCACTGGACCAGCTGCCTGCCAATGCGGTTGCGCTGTTGAGAAGGATTGAAGAGGTATGTGACTGCCCGGTATCGATGCTCTCAACGGGTCCGGATCGTAACCATATCATTCACCTCTGA
- the rnd gene encoding ribonuclease D gives MSDSSYQFINSQTQLEKACIEISRCRVLCVDTEFHRESTYYPEFALLQIYGCGQCWIIDPIELPDLTPIWKIMANPEILKVFHAGRQDVEIVVKESGFMPLPLFDTQIAAALLGFGQQIGFGNLVQRITKKTLAKQESFSDWKARPLRQKQLDYAADDVIWLMPVYQHLKERLEAQGRMNWLIEEQASLCDPATYESDEANVFWRVKGSNRLKGRQLATLRALSAWRERQAQHHNIPRRRMIADEQLLEMSRRDKLTLESMSGIRGVNSGFVKRHGDAIINAWQSGMECPEEHWPKLPARRHNTKGTELRLEMLDTLVRLKAEDGEIASPILASKSDLSELASWGYRCKGDVPEVACLHGWRYELVGHDLLRLLRGEICLHLDPNTGMPVITEFDQTCQ, from the coding sequence ATGTCCGACTCATCCTACCAGTTCATTAACTCCCAGACGCAGCTAGAGAAAGCGTGCATCGAGATCAGCCGCTGCCGTGTACTCTGTGTCGATACAGAGTTTCACCGTGAATCAACTTACTATCCTGAGTTTGCGCTGCTTCAGATTTACGGTTGTGGCCAGTGCTGGATTATCGACCCGATAGAATTACCAGACCTGACCCCCATCTGGAAAATCATGGCCAATCCCGAGATTCTGAAAGTATTTCATGCCGGCCGACAGGATGTTGAGATTGTTGTCAAGGAATCGGGATTCATGCCTCTGCCGCTGTTTGACACGCAGATTGCTGCTGCACTGCTCGGATTCGGACAGCAGATAGGCTTTGGCAACCTTGTACAGCGCATCACCAAGAAAACACTGGCCAAACAGGAGTCTTTCAGCGACTGGAAAGCGCGGCCGCTACGGCAGAAGCAGCTTGATTACGCTGCTGACGATGTAATCTGGTTGATGCCTGTCTACCAGCACCTGAAAGAGCGGCTGGAAGCCCAGGGCCGCATGAATTGGCTAATCGAAGAGCAGGCTTCGCTCTGTGACCCGGCCACATACGAAAGTGATGAAGCGAATGTTTTCTGGCGTGTAAAAGGCTCTAACCGCCTGAAAGGCAGGCAACTGGCAACACTCAGGGCTCTTTCGGCATGGCGGGAGCGCCAGGCACAGCACCACAATATTCCGAGGCGCCGCATGATTGCGGATGAGCAACTGCTTGAAATGTCACGCAGGGACAAATTGACTCTGGAGAGCATGAGTGGGATCCGCGGCGTTAACTCTGGTTTCGTCAAACGCCATGGCGATGCGATTATCAATGCATGGCAGAGTGGCATGGAGTGCCCTGAAGAGCATTGGCCAAAGCTTCCTGCACGCCGCCACAATACAAAAGGAACCGAACTGAGGCTGGAGATGCTGGACACGCTGGTGCGGCTGAAGGCTGAAGATGGAGAGATCGCCTCCCCGATACTTGCCAGCAAGTCGGACCTCTCAGAACTTGCTTCATGGGGCTATCGTTGCAAGGGAGATGTTCCCGAGGTGGCCTGCCTGCATGGCTGGCGATACGAACTCGTTGGCCATGATCTGTTGCGGCTTTTACGCGGTGAGATATGCCTGCACCTTGATCCGAATACCGGCATGCCAGTCATCACAGAATTTGATCAGACATGCCAGTGA